In the Candidatus Rhodoblastus alkanivorans genome, one interval contains:
- a CDS encoding OmpA family protein produces MSVPAQPDPGTQDATLRGAAEAGNQLGLLKRLLFRSEQSRLDAIQAQTEALAARLGDQAGLEAATAEILAGALRRAEVSGHRELSEALAPLVVTAIRSEIANSRDMMVEALYPITGRLVAAAVSNAFRELVENINARLNRLLSTRLWRLRLRSLLTGRPLAEILLEAAQRPRVRRILALERDSGRLLAHWPEDSAPDSADEIVSGMLAAISQFAAQAFACGHGELRTLDMGASRLLLRASARLIVAAEFFGEPRADDEARMDSALLSLISTSPGPPGEGALARIAADFVDAEPKKSGAARNVALAALALLLIGGAAYWPARNFLWERRLDDAFARAVAAQPGLADFPLKLTVDAGKKRAALTGLAPPAADLAALARAIDGAGTPYRLEMRIARVATPASVEAAARQNNKASGEAVAVLAGRLDRIQATVAEQQGRAEALSGQVARLEAAETAQRAAAATPAARLARLAAGTTLWFDDGTDFLEAETAHAQIAALAAEMKRSGLSLRVVGYTDSLGSTQKNMKLSQARAEAAVAALIAQGVDSSKLAAVGRGDESPIAAEHGSDSRRNRRVVFEVIGPAEQIP; encoded by the coding sequence GTGTCGGTCCCGGCGCAGCCGGACCCTGGGACGCAAGACGCGACGCTGCGGGGCGCCGCCGAGGCGGGCAACCAACTCGGCTTGCTGAAACGGCTGCTCTTTCGCAGCGAGCAGTCGCGGCTCGACGCGATTCAGGCCCAGACCGAGGCTTTGGCGGCGCGGCTCGGCGACCAGGCCGGGCTGGAGGCGGCGACGGCGGAAATCCTCGCCGGCGCCTTGCGGCGCGCGGAAGTTTCGGGCCATCGCGAATTGTCCGAGGCCTTGGCGCCGCTGGTGGTTACGGCGATCCGGTCGGAGATCGCCAATTCGCGCGACATGATGGTCGAGGCGCTCTATCCGATTACCGGCCGGCTGGTCGCCGCCGCCGTGTCGAACGCCTTCCGCGAATTGGTGGAGAACATCAACGCCCGGCTCAACCGGCTGCTGTCCACGCGCCTGTGGCGGCTGCGGCTGCGCAGCCTGCTGACCGGGCGGCCGCTGGCGGAAATCCTGCTCGAAGCCGCTCAGCGTCCCCGGGTGCGCCGCATTCTCGCTCTGGAGCGCGACAGCGGCCGTCTGCTCGCGCATTGGCCCGAAGACAGCGCGCCGGATTCCGCGGACGAAATCGTCAGCGGGATGCTCGCCGCGATCAGCCAGTTCGCGGCCCAGGCCTTCGCGTGCGGGCATGGCGAATTGCGCACGCTGGACATGGGCGCGAGCCGTCTGCTGCTGCGGGCCTCGGCGCGCCTCATCGTCGCCGCCGAATTTTTCGGCGAACCCCGTGCGGACGACGAAGCGCGGATGGATTCGGCTCTGCTGTCGTTGATTTCAACCTCGCCCGGGCCACCGGGCGAGGGCGCCTTGGCGCGAATTGCGGCCGATTTCGTCGACGCGGAGCCCAAAAAAAGCGGAGCCGCGCGCAATGTCGCTCTGGCGGCGCTGGCGCTGCTGCTGATCGGCGGGGCGGCCTATTGGCCGGCGCGCAATTTCCTGTGGGAGCGACGTCTCGACGACGCTTTCGCCCGCGCCGTGGCGGCGCAGCCGGGCCTCGCCGACTTTCCGCTGAAATTGACGGTCGACGCCGGAAAAAAACGCGCGGCGCTGACCGGGCTCGCGCCGCCCGCGGCCGATCTCGCCGCCCTGGCGCGCGCTATCGACGGCGCTGGTACGCCTTATCGTCTGGAGATGCGGATCGCGCGGGTCGCGACGCCGGCCAGCGTCGAGGCCGCCGCGCGCCAAAACAACAAAGCGAGCGGCGAGGCGGTCGCCGTTCTGGCAGGACGGCTCGACCGGATTCAGGCGACGGTTGCGGAGCAGCAGGGCCGCGCGGAGGCTTTGTCTGGTCAGGTCGCTCGGCTTGAAGCCGCAGAGACGGCGCAGCGGGCCGCCGCGGCGACGCCAGCCGCCCGGCTGGCGCGCCTCGCCGCGGGGACGACGCTCTGGTTCGATGACGGAACGGATTTTCTCGAAGCCGAGACAGCCCACGCGCAAATCGCCGCGCTGGCGGCCGAGATGAAGCGCAGCGGTTTGTCCCTGCGGGTTGTGGGTTATACGGACAGTCTGGGCTCGACCCAGAAAAACATGAAGCTTTCCCAGGCTCGCGCTGAAGCCGCCGTCGCCGCGCTGATTGCACAAGGCGTTGATTCCAGTAAACTTGCTGCTGTAGGCCGAGGCGACGAATCCCCGATCGCCGCCGAACATGGATCGGACAGCCGCCGCAACAGGCGGGTCGTCTTCGAAGTGATCGGCCCAGCGGAGCAGATACCTTGA
- a CDS encoding Rab family GTPase — MNFSAKLMLLGDIGVGKSSLAKRLMFNKFDADYKTTIGVDILTHELTLDIDSGPVKAKLLIWDTDGDFGQHIFKSVYLSGASGALVVADASRPPTIEKMFDLSADFLERLPGRSVRAIINKTDIVAPDLTNIDRRGLAPEQVLFSSAKTGEGVTAAFAAIATDIYRRL, encoded by the coding sequence TTGAATTTTTCCGCCAAACTCATGCTGTTGGGCGATATTGGCGTCGGAAAGTCGTCGCTCGCGAAGCGGCTGATGTTCAACAAATTCGACGCCGATTACAAGACCACGATCGGCGTGGACATCCTGACCCACGAATTGACCCTCGACATCGACTCCGGACCGGTGAAGGCGAAATTGCTGATCTGGGACACGGACGGCGACTTCGGCCAGCATATTTTCAAGTCGGTCTATCTCTCCGGCGCCTCGGGCGCGCTGGTGGTCGCCGACGCTTCGCGCCCGCCGACCATCGAGAAAATGTTCGATCTCTCGGCCGATTTTCTGGAGCGGCTCCCCGGCCGTTCCGTGCGCGCCATCATCAACAAGACCGATATCGTCGCGCCCGACCTGACCAATATCGATCGGCGCGGGCTGGCGCCGGAACAAGTGTTGTTTTCCAGCGCCAAGACGGGCGAGGGGGTGACGGCGGCCTTCGCCGCCATCGCCACGGACATCTACCGGCGGCTGTAG
- the lpdA gene encoding dihydrolipoyl dehydrogenase: MTIEIKVPDIGDFKDVPIIEILVKAGDMIKPEDPLIVLESDKATMEVPSPSAGVVKELKVKVGDRVGEGALILLLDEAGAAAAVPAPAPAAAPAPAPSAAAGDLHAEVLVLGAGPGGYTAAFRAADLGARVVLVERWPVLGGVCLNVGCIPSKALLHAAKVIEEAHEIGENGIVFADPTIDLDKLRGWKESVVKLLTGGLGSMAKQRKVTVVTGKGAFASPNSMEVIAEDGSKKLVTFDKAIIAAGSEPVTLPFIPHDDSRVIDSTGALALADVPKRLLVLGGGIIGLEMATVYHALGSKVTVVELMDQIIPGADKDIVAPLAKRIGRKYEKVLLKTKVVAVAAEPAGLRVTFEAADGAQSEDTFDKLLVAVGRKPNGKLINAEAAGLNVDERGFIAVDKQMRTKVPHVFAIGDIVGQPMLAHKATHEAKVAAEVACGHKSVFDAKVIPSVAYTDPEVAWVGVTETEAKAKGLKFGKATFPWAASGRALSLGRDEGATKVLFDEETKRLIGCGIVGVNAGDLIAEAALAIEMSADAEDIGLTIHPHPTLSETLGMAAELFEGTITDLIPPKKN; this comes from the coding sequence ATGACAATTGAAATCAAGGTCCCCGATATCGGCGACTTCAAGGACGTTCCGATCATCGAAATCCTGGTCAAGGCCGGCGATATGATCAAGCCGGAAGACCCGCTGATCGTGCTTGAATCGGACAAGGCCACGATGGAAGTGCCCTCGCCCTCGGCCGGCGTGGTCAAGGAATTGAAGGTCAAGGTCGGCGACAGGGTCGGCGAAGGCGCACTCATCCTGCTGCTGGACGAAGCCGGCGCCGCCGCGGCCGTCCCGGCTCCCGCGCCCGCGGCGGCCCCTGCGCCAGCCCCTTCCGCTGCTGCCGGCGATCTCCACGCCGAAGTGCTGGTGCTCGGCGCTGGCCCCGGCGGCTATACCGCCGCCTTCCGCGCCGCCGATCTCGGCGCCAGGGTCGTGCTGGTCGAACGCTGGCCGGTCTTGGGCGGCGTCTGTCTCAATGTCGGCTGTATTCCGTCCAAGGCCCTGCTCCATGCCGCCAAGGTGATCGAGGAGGCCCATGAAATCGGCGAGAACGGCATCGTCTTCGCCGACCCGACGATCGACCTCGACAAGCTGCGCGGCTGGAAGGAAAGCGTCGTCAAGCTGCTGACCGGGGGCCTCGGCTCGATGGCCAAGCAGCGCAAGGTGACGGTCGTCACCGGCAAGGGCGCCTTCGCCTCGCCCAACAGCATGGAAGTCATCGCCGAGGACGGCTCGAAAAAGCTCGTCACCTTCGACAAGGCCATCATCGCCGCCGGCTCCGAGCCCGTCACTTTGCCCTTCATCCCGCACGATGATTCACGCGTCATCGATTCGACTGGCGCTTTGGCGCTGGCCGACGTCCCGAAGCGCCTGTTGGTGCTCGGCGGCGGCATCATCGGGCTGGAAATGGCGACGGTCTATCACGCGCTCGGCTCGAAAGTGACCGTCGTCGAGCTGATGGACCAGATCATCCCGGGCGCCGACAAGGACATCGTCGCGCCGCTCGCCAAAAGGATTGGCCGAAAATACGAAAAGGTCCTGCTCAAAACCAAGGTGGTCGCTGTCGCGGCCGAGCCCGCCGGCCTGCGCGTGACTTTCGAGGCGGCCGACGGGGCCCAAAGCGAGGACACATTCGACAAACTGTTGGTCGCCGTGGGCCGCAAGCCCAATGGCAAGCTCATCAACGCCGAGGCCGCTGGCCTCAATGTCGACGAGCGCGGCTTCATCGCCGTGGACAAGCAGATGCGGACCAAGGTCCCGCATGTTTTCGCCATCGGCGACATTGTCGGCCAGCCCATGCTCGCCCACAAGGCGACCCATGAGGCCAAGGTGGCGGCGGAAGTCGCCTGCGGCCACAAATCCGTCTTCGACGCCAAGGTCATCCCGTCCGTCGCCTACACCGACCCGGAAGTGGCCTGGGTCGGCGTGACCGAAACCGAAGCCAAAGCCAAAGGCCTGAAGTTCGGCAAGGCGACCTTCCCCTGGGCGGCGTCCGGCCGCGCTCTGTCGCTCGGCCGCGACGAGGGCGCGACCAAGGTGCTGTTCGACGAGGAGACCAAGCGCCTGATCGGCTGCGGCATCGTCGGCGTAAATGCTGGCGACCTGATCGCGGAAGCCGCGCTCGCCATCGAAATGAGCGCAGACGCCGAGGACATCGGCCTCACCATCCACCCCCATCCGACCCTGTCCGAAACCCTCGGCATGGCGGCTGAGCTTTTTGAAGGCACGATCACCGACCTGATCCCGCCCAAGAAGAACTAA
- the aceF gene encoding dihydrolipoyllysine-residue acetyltransferase produces MSKIEVKVPDIGDFQGVPVIEILVKAGDSIKAEDPLIVLESDKATMEVPAPEAGVVSELLVKVGDKVSEGSAILTLAAEGTPAPAPTPASAAPELKPEPIAVTDLDAGKTGGPAPILGPRTSLSDFGDIFASPAVRRLARELDIDLTRVPATGDKGRITKEDVKAFLAGGKAAAPGGATGAGIPEIPVIDFSKFGPIEEKPLSRIRKLSGPFLHRSWLNVPAVTQNDEADITDLEDFRKKLDEEGKKAKESYRVSLLPFLIRASVAVLKQYPDFNSSLSPTKDSLIHKKYWHIGFACDTPEGLVVPVIKDADKKGVLELAKELGDLSAKARAGKLSPAEMSGASFTISSLGGIGGTSFSPIVNAPEVAILGVVRSKMAPVWNGKEFVPRLMLPLSLSYDHRVIDGAAAARFARAFAIVLEDIRRLAL; encoded by the coding sequence ATGTCCAAGATTGAAGTGAAAGTGCCGGATATCGGCGATTTCCAAGGCGTTCCCGTGATCGAAATCCTGGTCAAGGCCGGCGATTCGATCAAGGCGGAAGACCCGTTGATCGTGCTCGAATCCGACAAGGCCACGATGGAGGTTCCCGCCCCCGAGGCGGGCGTCGTGTCGGAACTGCTCGTCAAGGTCGGCGACAAGGTCTCGGAAGGCTCAGCCATTCTGACGCTGGCCGCGGAAGGGACGCCGGCGCCCGCCCCGACGCCGGCGTCCGCCGCGCCGGAACTCAAGCCGGAGCCGATCGCGGTGACCGATCTCGACGCCGGCAAGACCGGCGGACCGGCGCCTATTCTCGGGCCCCGTACGTCGCTTTCGGATTTTGGCGATATCTTCGCCTCGCCCGCCGTGCGCCGCCTCGCCCGCGAACTCGATATCGACCTGACCCGGGTCCCGGCCACCGGCGACAAGGGCCGCATCACCAAAGAGGACGTGAAGGCTTTTCTGGCTGGCGGCAAGGCCGCGGCCCCGGGCGGCGCGACCGGCGCCGGCATTCCGGAAATCCCCGTCATCGACTTTTCCAAATTCGGGCCGATCGAGGAAAAGCCGCTGTCGCGCATCCGCAAGCTGTCGGGCCCCTTCCTGCATCGTTCCTGGCTCAATGTGCCGGCTGTCACCCAGAATGACGAGGCCGACATCACCGATCTGGAGGATTTCCGTAAAAAGCTCGACGAGGAAGGCAAAAAAGCCAAGGAGTCCTATCGGGTCTCGCTGCTGCCTTTCCTCATCCGCGCCAGCGTCGCGGTGCTGAAACAATATCCGGACTTCAACTCGTCGCTGAGCCCAACCAAGGACTCGCTGATCCACAAGAAATACTGGCACATCGGCTTCGCCTGCGACACGCCGGAAGGCCTGGTCGTGCCGGTGATCAAGGATGCGGACAAGAAGGGCGTCCTGGAGCTTGCGAAGGAACTCGGCGACCTTTCCGCGAAAGCGCGCGCCGGAAAGTTGTCGCCGGCCGAAATGTCGGGGGCGAGTTTCACTATTTCCTCGCTCGGCGGCATTGGCGGCACAAGTTTCTCGCCGATCGTCAACGCGCCGGAAGTGGCGATCCTCGGCGTCGTGCGCTCGAAAATGGCGCCGGTCTGGAACGGCAAGGAATTCGTGCCGCGCCTGATGCTGCCTTTGTCGCTATCCTACGACCATCGCGTGATCGACGGCGCGGCCGCGGCCCGCTTCGCCCGGGCGTTTGCCATCGTGCTCGAAGACATCCGCCGCCTGGCGCTGTGA
- the aceE gene encoding pyruvate dehydrogenase (acetyl-transferring), homodimeric type, which yields MDKSDAAAETREWLEALNSVQEFEGVERVDGLLSDVVSEARKNGAKLPFAWNTAYINTIPPEQQPPHPGVREIETKIRATIRWNAAMVVLKANKTSSELGGHIASFQSAATLYDVGFMHFWRAPDEKHAGDLVFFQGHSSPGIYARAFVEGRLSEEQILNFRQEVDGKGISSYPHPWLMPDFWQFPTVSMGLGPLMAIYQARFMRYLEGRSLIETHERKVWAFMGDGEMDEPESLGAISLAGREKLDNLIFVINCNLQRLDGPVRGNGKIIQELEADFRGAGWNVIKLIWGTGWDELLARDVTGRLRQLMEECVDGEYQDFKSKNGAYIREKFFGRYPETAAMVKEWSDDKIWSLTRGGHDSRKIFAAYKAAVEHKGQPTVILAKTVKGYGMGSAGEAQMMAHQAKKMSLEALKQFRDRFKIPVADSEIEHLPLLKFPEGSEEMNYLRARREALGGYLPARRRQSEPLVIPPLSSLEAQLKSTEGREISTTMAFVRVLNHLLRDKNIGKRIVPIVPDESRTFGMEGMFRQYGIFSQVGQLYRPQDADQLSYYKEDRSGQMLQEGINEAGAMASWIAAATSYSHSNTPMIPFYIYYSMFGFQRVHDLAWAAGDLRARGFLLGGTSGRTTLNGEGLQHEDGHSHILSSTIPNCVSYDATFSYEVAVIVQHGLERMYGKGEDVYYYLTLLNENYEHPAMPEGAEEGIVKGMYLFRAAPEGTPKEKKVTLLGSGSILREAIAGAELLERDFGIQADIFAVTSFTELKREADACERWNMLHPMEEPRIPYVTQLLQARGDSPVVATSDYIRAFAEQIRGHVPTRYRVLGTDGFGRSDYRRKLRAFFEVDRHYVAVAALKALAESQLLPAKKVADAIDLYRLDPEKPDPRHS from the coding sequence ATGGACAAATCGGACGCGGCCGCCGAAACGCGGGAGTGGCTTGAGGCCCTCAATTCGGTGCAGGAATTCGAGGGCGTCGAGCGGGTGGACGGCCTGCTCAGCGATGTGGTTTCGGAGGCGCGCAAGAACGGCGCGAAACTGCCTTTCGCCTGGAACACCGCTTATATCAACACCATTCCCCCGGAACAGCAGCCGCCGCATCCCGGCGTCCGCGAGATCGAGACCAAAATCCGCGCCACGATCCGCTGGAATGCGGCAATGGTGGTGCTCAAGGCCAACAAGACCTCGTCCGAGCTTGGCGGCCATATTGCCAGCTTCCAGTCCGCCGCGACGCTCTATGACGTCGGCTTCATGCATTTCTGGCGCGCGCCGGACGAAAAACACGCCGGCGACCTCGTGTTTTTCCAGGGCCATTCCTCGCCCGGTATCTACGCCCGCGCCTTTGTCGAAGGCCGCCTCTCCGAAGAGCAAATCCTCAATTTCCGTCAGGAGGTGGACGGCAAGGGCATTTCGTCTTATCCGCATCCCTGGCTGATGCCGGATTTCTGGCAATTCCCGACCGTCTCGATGGGCCTCGGACCCCTGATGGCGATTTATCAGGCCCGCTTCATGCGCTATCTCGAAGGGCGCAGCCTGATCGAAACCCATGAAAGAAAAGTCTGGGCCTTCATGGGCGACGGCGAGATGGACGAGCCCGAGTCCCTGGGCGCCATCTCGTTGGCCGGCCGCGAAAAGCTCGACAACCTCATCTTCGTCATCAACTGCAACCTCCAGCGCCTTGACGGCCCGGTGCGCGGCAATGGCAAGATCATCCAGGAACTGGAGGCGGACTTCCGCGGCGCCGGGTGGAACGTCATCAAGTTGATCTGGGGCACGGGCTGGGACGAACTGCTCGCCAGGGACGTCACCGGCCGCCTGCGTCAGTTGATGGAAGAATGCGTCGACGGAGAATATCAGGATTTCAAGTCCAAGAATGGCGCCTATATCCGCGAGAAATTCTTCGGCCGCTATCCCGAGACCGCGGCCATGGTCAAGGAATGGTCCGACGACAAGATCTGGAGCCTGACCCGCGGCGGCCATGACTCGCGCAAGATTTTCGCGGCCTACAAGGCGGCGGTCGAGCATAAGGGACAGCCGACCGTCATTCTCGCGAAGACAGTCAAGGGCTATGGCATGGGCTCGGCCGGCGAAGCCCAGATGATGGCCCACCAGGCCAAGAAAATGAGCCTGGAAGCGCTCAAGCAGTTCCGCGACCGCTTCAAAATTCCGGTCGCCGACAGCGAGATCGAGCATCTGCCCCTGCTGAAATTCCCGGAAGGGTCTGAGGAGATGAATTATCTGCGGGCGCGGCGCGAGGCGCTCGGCGGCTATCTGCCGGCCCGCCGGCGCCAGAGCGAGCCGCTGGTCATCCCGCCGCTGTCGTCGCTCGAAGCCCAGCTCAAATCGACCGAGGGCCGCGAAATCTCCACCACCATGGCTTTCGTCAGGGTGCTGAACCACCTTTTGCGCGACAAGAATATCGGCAAGCGCATCGTGCCGATCGTGCCGGATGAGTCCCGCACCTTCGGCATGGAGGGCATGTTCCGCCAATATGGCATTTTCTCGCAGGTCGGCCAGCTTTACCGCCCGCAGGACGCCGACCAGCTTTCCTATTACAAGGAGGACCGCTCCGGCCAGATGCTCCAGGAGGGCATCAACGAGGCCGGCGCCATGGCCTCATGGATCGCGGCGGCGACGTCCTATTCCCATTCCAACACGCCGATGATCCCGTTCTACATCTATTATTCGATGTTCGGGTTCCAGCGCGTCCACGACCTCGCCTGGGCGGCGGGGGATCTGCGCGCCCGCGGCTTCCTGCTCGGCGGCACCTCGGGCCGCACCACGCTCAACGGCGAGGGCCTCCAGCACGAGGACGGCCACAGCCACATCCTCTCGTCCACCATCCCCAACTGCGTGTCCTATGACGCGACCTTCTCCTATGAAGTCGCGGTCATCGTCCAGCACGGGCTGGAGCGCATGTATGGCAAGGGCGAGGACGTCTATTACTACCTCACTTTGCTCAACGAGAATTACGAACATCCCGCCATGCCGGAGGGCGCGGAAGAGGGCATCGTCAAGGGCATGTATCTCTTCAGGGCCGCGCCGGAAGGCACGCCGAAGGAAAAGAAAGTGACCCTGCTCGGCTCGGGCTCGATTTTGCGCGAGGCGATCGCAGGCGCGGAGCTGCTCGAACGCGATTTCGGCATCCAGGCCGACATTTTCGCCGTGACCAGCTTCACTGAACTGAAGCGCGAAGCCGACGCCTGTGAGCGCTGGAACATGCTGCATCCGATGGAGGAGCCGCGCATTCCCTATGTCACCCAGCTGTTGCAGGCGCGCGGCGACAGTCCCGTGGTGGCCACCAGTGATTACATCCGCGCCTTCGCCGAGCAGATTCGCGGCCATGTGCCGACCCGCTACAGGGTGCTCGGCACCGACGGCTTCGGCCGCTCCGACTATCGCCGCAAGCTGCGTGCCTTCTTCGAGGTGGACCGCCATTACGTCGCCGTCGCGGCGCTGAAGGCGTTGGCGGAGTCGCAATTGCTGCCGGCGAAAAAGGTCGCCGACGCGATCGACCTCTATCGCCTCGATCCCGAAAAGCCCGACCCTCGGCATTCCTGA
- a CDS encoding LutC/YkgG family protein, whose protein sequence is MSARENIFVAIRKARPNRTAPAEIAAQAQACSEAMKKTLPPLEASDLVALFTARAGAEKVGATLERVETLAELPGAVARYVAANELAPEFSLQPDPRLQKLDWGALRPDAPLRPDSPLAVGIALCGVAETGSLVFHSGREAPTLYEFLPLHHLVALSAQSLVPRMEDYAALASGLPVPRNVNLVTGASGTTDIEGVLARGAHGPGRLHIVIVNSVI, encoded by the coding sequence ATGAGCGCGCGCGAAAATATTTTCGTCGCGATCCGCAAGGCGCGCCCAAACCGCACCGCCCCGGCCGAGATCGCGGCGCAGGCGCAAGCCTGTTCCGAGGCGATGAAAAAGACGCTGCCGCCGCTGGAAGCCAGCGACCTCGTCGCGTTGTTCACGGCGCGCGCCGGCGCCGAAAAAGTCGGCGCGACGCTTGAGCGCGTCGAAACGCTGGCCGAGCTGCCCGGCGCGGTCGCGCGCTATGTCGCCGCCAACGAGCTTGCGCCGGAATTCTCCCTCCAGCCCGACCCGCGCCTGCAAAAGCTCGACTGGGGCGCGCTGCGCCCCGACGCGCCCTTGCGCCCCGATAGCCCGCTTGCGGTCGGCATCGCGCTCTGCGGCGTGGCCGAAACCGGCTCTCTGGTCTTCCATTCCGGGCGGGAGGCGCCGACGCTCTATGAATTTCTGCCCCTCCATCATCTTGTCGCGCTTAGCGCGCAAAGCCTTGTTCCGCGCATGGAGGATTACGCCGCCCTGGCCAGTGGCCTGCCCGTTCCGCGCAACGTCAATCTGGTCACCGGCGCGAGCGGCACCACGGACATCGAAGGCGTGCTCGCGCGGGGCGCCCATGGGCCGGGGAGGCTGCATATCGTCATCGTCAATTCAGTCATTTGA
- a CDS encoding lactate utilization protein B, with translation MTAPAGNFHDRVEKALHDPQLKIAIERTTGNARRKRAAAVAAWPDFEAARAAAAAIKDHAIEHMAFYLEMFERNALASGALVHWARDADEACRIVVDLCKAAGAKTVTRSKSMLGEEIGLPHALAGAGLRRVETDLAEHIIQLAGETPSHIIWPAAHRTAEDVAKLFDQYHHEKPPAHDVVSMVGSARKELRADFFAAEVGISGANFLVAETGAICTITNEGNAELTTTPPRVHIVTAGIEKIVASTEHALQLTRLLVRSATGADLTQYTTFHCGPKRPGDRDGPEQFHIVLVDHGRTQMLAEMPDMLRCLRCGACLNHCVVYRAIGGHAYGGAYPGPMGSVLTPVFDGLERTRDLPTACTLNGQCKQVCPVDIPLPTLLRHWRARSWRAGYEPKISSAAVKAWAYVAARPALYRLAQAFALPAMRLFAREGWISSLPLASGWTASRDFPKPPRQTFLTTIKKGGKENRKP, from the coding sequence ATGACCGCGCCCGCCGGGAATTTCCATGATCGCGTCGAAAAGGCGCTCCACGATCCCCAGCTCAAGATCGCGATCGAGCGTACGACCGGCAACGCCCGGCGCAAACGCGCCGCCGCCGTCGCCGCCTGGCCTGATTTCGAAGCCGCCCGCGCCGCGGCGGCCGCGATCAAGGACCATGCGATCGAGCACATGGCCTTTTACCTGGAAATGTTCGAGCGCAACGCGCTGGCTTCCGGCGCTTTAGTTCATTGGGCGCGCGACGCCGACGAGGCCTGCCGGATCGTCGTGGACCTCTGCAAGGCGGCAGGCGCAAAAACCGTAACGCGCTCGAAAAGCATGCTGGGCGAGGAGATTGGACTGCCCCATGCGCTCGCCGGCGCCGGGTTGCGCCGGGTCGAGACCGATCTCGCCGAACATATCATCCAGCTCGCCGGCGAGACGCCCTCCCATATCATCTGGCCCGCCGCCCATCGCACAGCTGAGGACGTGGCCAAACTCTTTGACCAATATCACCATGAAAAGCCGCCCGCCCACGACGTGGTCAGCATGGTCGGTTCGGCGCGCAAGGAATTGCGCGCGGATTTCTTCGCCGCCGAAGTCGGCATTTCCGGCGCCAATTTCCTGGTCGCCGAGACCGGCGCGATCTGCACCATCACCAATGAGGGCAACGCCGAACTGACCACGACCCCGCCCCGCGTCCATATCGTGACGGCGGGCATAGAAAAAATCGTCGCCAGCACCGAGCATGCGCTGCAATTGACCCGCCTGCTGGTCCGCTCGGCGACGGGCGCCGATCTCACACAATACACCACTTTCCATTGCGGCCCGAAGCGCCCGGGCGACCGCGACGGGCCGGAGCAGTTCCATATCGTGCTGGTCGATCACGGCCGGACGCAAATGCTCGCCGAAATGCCGGACATGCTGCGCTGCCTGCGATGCGGCGCCTGCCTCAACCATTGTGTGGTCTATCGCGCCATTGGCGGCCACGCCTATGGCGGCGCCTATCCCGGCCCGATGGGCTCGGTTCTGACCCCGGTGTTCGACGGGCTCGAGCGGACCCGCGACCTGCCCACCGCCTGCACCCTCAACGGCCAATGCAAGCAGGTCTGCCCGGTGGACATTCCCTTGCCGACACTGCTGCGCCATTGGCGCGCGCGAAGCTGGCGCGCCGGTTACGAGCCGAAAATTTCGAGCGCGGCGGTGAAAGCCTGGGCCTATGTCGCCGCGCGACCGGCGCTTTACCGGCTGGCGCAAGCTTTCGCCTTGCCGGCGATGCGGCTGTTCGCCCGGGAGGGGTGGATTTCGTCGCTGCCGCTCGCCTCGGGCTGGACGGCGTCGCGCGACTTCCCCAAGCCGCCAAGGCAAACATTTCTGACCACGATCAAGAAGGGCGGCAAGGAGAACAGAAAGCCATGA
- a CDS encoding (Fe-S)-binding protein: MTVGGNALDGPRVGLFVTCLVDSIRPNVGFAAVALLEAAGCRVEVPLSQTCCGQPAFNSGADEATKPIAKSVIETFEPYDYLVAPSGSCAGMIKAHYPELFTDDPAWRARAEALAAKTHELLSFLVDLRGFRPQNVACKASAAYHDSCSGLRELGVKTQPRALLGAVEGLDLRPLEGEETCCGFGGTFCVKYSGISEAIVGEKAQNVVATGADLLLGGDLGCLLNMAGKLRRDRAKTRVFHAAEVLAGMAQRAIGEDAP; encoded by the coding sequence ATGACGGTAGGTGGAAATGCCCTCGACGGGCCGCGCGTCGGCCTTTTTGTGACTTGCCTGGTCGATTCGATCCGGCCGAATGTCGGCTTCGCCGCCGTCGCCCTGCTTGAGGCCGCCGGCTGCCGGGTCGAAGTTCCTCTGAGCCAGACCTGCTGCGGCCAGCCCGCCTTCAACAGCGGCGCCGACGAGGCGACCAAGCCCATCGCCAAATCCGTAATCGAGACTTTCGAGCCTTACGATTACCTCGTCGCGCCGTCCGGTTCCTGCGCTGGGATGATCAAGGCGCATTATCCCGAGCTTTTCACCGATGATCCGGCCTGGCGCGCGCGCGCGGAGGCGCTCGCCGCCAAGACCCACGAATTGCTGAGCTTCCTCGTCGATCTGCGCGGCTTTCGGCCGCAAAACGTCGCCTGCAAGGCCAGCGCAGCCTATCACGATTCCTGCTCCGGCCTGCGCGAACTCGGCGTCAAGACTCAGCCGCGCGCCTTGCTCGGCGCGGTCGAAGGCCTCGACCTGCGCCCGCTCGAAGGCGAAGAGACCTGCTGCGGCTTCGGCGGGACCTTTTGCGTAAAATATTCCGGGATTTCCGAGGCAATCGTCGGCGAAAAGGCGCAAAATGTCGTCGCGACCGGGGCCGACCTCCTGCTCGGCGGCGATCTCGGCTGCCTGCTGAATATGGCCGGCAAATTACGCCGCGATCGCGCGAAGACGCGAGTCTTCCACGCGGCGGAAGTCCTGGCCGGCATGGCGCAACGCGCCATCGGCGAGGACGCGCCATGA